The following proteins are co-located in the Paenibacillus sp. FSL H8-0079 genome:
- a CDS encoding metalloregulator ArsR/SmtB family transcription factor, translating into MNQSIQQFKADFFKALAHPMRIQILELLSEGAKNVNELQSILGSEGSAVSQQLAVLRSKNVVQGLKEGTTVIYSLRDPLIKDLLEVAKQIFDNHLVDAISMLEDIRKET; encoded by the coding sequence ATGAATCAGAGCATACAACAGTTTAAAGCGGATTTTTTCAAAGCCTTGGCTCATCCCATGCGGATTCAGATTCTGGAGTTGCTGAGTGAAGGGGCGAAGAACGTCAACGAGTTGCAAAGTATCCTGGGGTCAGAAGGCTCCGCCGTTTCGCAACAACTGGCTGTATTACGTAGCAAAAATGTTGTACAGGGTCTGAAAGAAGGAACCACGGTCATATATTCTCTGCGAGACCCTTTGATTAAAGACTTGCTGGAGGTTGCCAAACAGATTTTTGACAATCATCTGGTCGATGCCATTTCCATGTTGGAAGATATCCGCAAAGAAACATAA